In the Pelmatolapia mariae isolate MD_Pm_ZW linkage group LG10_11, Pm_UMD_F_2, whole genome shotgun sequence genome, tacgAGGATAGTGCCACCTGCTGACCGAGCGAATGAACCCTATTGTAAACTGAAGTAGCGTCATTACAAATCCATGtttaatttgatttagtgatagccgagtgtgtttatgctcgtctgtgtggagaggattgttggaatagtgatgatgatgtccacTATCActgtcagtaaacacttaatctggctgatgaatcttcacgtGACATATTACTAAGTCAGTATTATTAAGTCTGTAATTTGgcgccattcttcttattttacggcgctgttgttcaatcgggggacgctctctgttgaggagaaaagcatgaatttgtttgtaaacagattatccattgtttaaatgtcccggtaGTCGAAAAAGAGGCAGAGCTGTCgagaaatgctaggagctaactgggcgctaaccGTGTCATTCAAATACATTAACTGTtgcaatgttggcaaagagaggaagtgacgtaagaTTTGCGCATGCGTGGTACcaatcgggtttccggtacggatcgggtagcgacagacagaagcagcaaattgttttattttggagttTCTCTGCAGGATGTTATAATCTCCAGCAGTCGTAGTAATATCATTATAGCTAAAGATCCTGACAGCTGACTAACGCTCTCGCTCTCGTGTCTCAGCCCTCGGCAGCATCGGCAGATCAGCGGCTCGGTGCGGTTCAACCCCACGTCGTCAACTCTGCAGCTGCACGCTCAGCCCGCCGCCGTGGACAACATCTACCAGATGGATGGTGGTGAGGGAGGCGTATACGAGAACTGCCCCTGAGCTCTGAGGCTCCACCCACTCATCTGCAGAGCCTGGAGGCAGGACAATGACGAGCTCTTCCGGACTTTAAGGGAACATCGAGGACAGGCAAGACAACAGCTTTGCCCTGAGAAGCGTCCAGTATTTTAGGAAGATGGCCTTGCTCTCACGCTTTGCTTTGAAAGTGTCCAATCAGAGAGCTACAGCTGTGGTCCCAGGTGACTAACCCCACCTTCAGGCTGGAGGTTTGCAGGCAGCAGGTGTTTAACAGACTCAGAGCTAACATGTAAATAAAGATGTAAagagcttttattgtgaaaggtttggtgaggtttcctgttttttcagatttaatttaataaaatgtttggaGGACTTTTAAAGGTTGGTTTGAACTCTTCTTCTGCTCCTTTAAACATGTTTACCTCTGACTGGTAACCTGGGCGCTCAGTTCTTCTTCTGCACGCTGCTTCCACCTGCTGGCCGGACAGATGACCTGCAGCTACACAGACTCAGCTGTGCTTTGAGCTCAGGCTGTTTGATGGACTGAATCCACactatgattaaaaaaagactcTGTAATATCTCTAATCACCGCCATGGGGGCGGAGTTACCCGTGAGAACCCCACACCTGTACTAGGGTACAGATGCACTTTAGTAAGATCGCTATGACGACAGTAATAAACATTATTTGTTCCTTTGATCCAGCTCAGATGTGACATCTTTGttactgaaaggaaaaaagaaagttgaCATGTCAGAATAAAAGCACACGAGCTTTATTTCATCCATGATGGTGTTACACCAACATCACCATCATGGCGGCGTCCTCCCTCCGTCTCTCCTGTAAAGACTCTCTGCTCGAGCCCAGCAGCTCACTCAGGAAGTTCATCTCCAGCTCTCCTGCTCCACCCGCTCAGGCTGAGCTCAGGACGGAGACACCACAGCGCCCCCTGCAGGAGGAGAACGGCTCTGTACTGCTGGATTTATTCTTCCACCACCTCAGTGATCAGTTATCTTCACAGATGGAGCCTCCTCCTCACATCACTGATTCTCTGAATATTAAGAGAAGATCCTGTGAAAGAACTACAACTCCCATCAGGCCACAGGCTCAAAACTACACCCCTCCCCCTTCCCCCGACCTCTGTGCAGTCTCAGAAGGTTCATGATCTGTGGGAAATCTTTAATGAGGAAAAATCACTCCTCCTTATCCTGCTCATCCACCCGCTGACCCCATCATTAACCTGCTCCCCTCCATGATGTGCTGCCTGTGGACCGTGACGTGATGGAGGTGGCTGGAGGACTCAGGTGCAGGTGTGTTTTGTGCGTACCTGATGTGGTTACGAtggctctcctctcctctggtTGGCTCAGCACGTCCTCCTGACTGTGACACGTGGTGGTCGTGTAAGGATGAGCTGAAGCTTGTTTACCTGTTTAGAGCTGAGGCTCAGCAGCCTTACCTGTGCTGCTTTAACCCACCCTCACCTGTGCTGTGAGTCTACCTGCACTGCTGTTTACATCAATAACGAACTTGTGCTGGAAATTTAGCTTTTCAATGGTGGAATGTAACTAAGTACGTTTACTCTATACTGTACTAGGTTACAGCTCACAGGTAGACTGCTTTACCTGAGCTTTTAGCTTCCCATATCTGACAGTTTATATTACTGTTGGACttttaaaacattcattttgtttttagacAAAAAGTAGTTTGAGAGACTGAATCTTACGTCATACAAAAGCctgcaaaatgtaaataaaaccagATGAAaagctcattttattttaattatttaattattgaaTGATTTTgcagagaaacagacaaaaagcaGCCTCCCTTCAGCGGAAGGATAAAACAATATGGTTTGAGAATGCCACGTCACTACCTTCCTTCTCCCTCGCACAGATCAGTCCGCCTGTTCATGGCGCTCACTGATTTTTCTGGAATATtctgagcaaacctggagaagttTCAGCTCATTGCTGTGATTCTGTACGTGATACTCTGATTTGGTGACTAAATGTTGACTCTTATTCAAACTTTCtcagtttagcaccaggtttatgaACATGCTAGCTAGCTAGTGTTAGCATAGCTTGCTGCTGCCTCtcggctcatgttacttaaacaTTAACCCACCGCTTTAAAAACCTAATATAAAAATCTctctgtgaaattttctgttgattgtttgaaatagaAAAGTGAGTAGTTACTGTAATGTTCgaactcttattttgaaatcacCAGAAGTACACAGGTACGCCGGCTTTATGTGCGTGCGCTAGCTTAGCAGTTGACAGTTACGTGAATGCGCTGATCCTTATGTACTGAATAGAGGAAACTGTATGACAACTCTGAGGTATTTCTTCATAAGTATTGAAGCCACAACAGTTACTAGTGAtgtgcgaatcatgaacgaatcgttcaatactcgagaatcactttactgactcgtgaatcatgattcacaagcccaactgactcactgactcatccctgttgctgttagcaaactaatttcattagcagaaatatatctagcttataattaaaattgtgtggaaaaaacaacagccagtttcttaacaaaaacatttctgctctgaactggaagaaaaaaccttgagtagaagctcacatcaagacaatagctcctcagttcacagtagcatcgctctgctaacatgctaacagcacatttgactcactcaccccctccctccgggctcacagcttcttcttcttggttggcaaccaatgttaaggcgctttaccgccccctggctcacagctcagtggacatttagatgagaaaatatatatttgacacatttgaggaaaatactaataaattaaaataaaaaataaataaaataaatgttccctttagaaatcttaaggttttttttgctctataaaaatagttgtttttctttttcaatcgtCTTAGCAGTaagatttacatgaaaagagaaacaaattaagtttgagtgaaaatgtaaattttttgcactctctggtcgactgactcagtgactcaaatgactcaaaaaacccgattcactttggtgagtgactcattcaaactcgattcagtaaaaagaatcaaatttaccatcactagcaGTTACTCGATAACAGCCCAGAccaatcacatgagccaaggtgtaaaaacaggtgtgggtcacaatcagccaaggtttcgggtgagctcattgtgaaacctaccCCCCACCCTATCACGTCACTTCATTTCTTGCAGCGTGCAGCTGTGGTGGCCGTCAGCAGCTGTTGGAGCTGCTCTGAGAGACATtgatacctaaatattttatatttcccgattgcagcgGTGTAGAaaaagaattatggaaggagcaattaatcgggaggactgtagattttgaccagttaattgagtaatctgatattcttgcaaaagagtttatcagtgcaatcaccccagagatattggtttgtgagttttggagaaaaagtaacacatcatctgcataaaggctgattttatgttccacgttcttgcattttatgccgtTAATTACtgtattctgtctaattgctgctgctagtggttcaataaaacagttaaggggagagtgggcacccctgcctggtgcccctcaggagacagaagctggaggatgtctggtcatttgttctgacacaagctgttggggaattgtataatatttttaaccagctgatgaaagaggatccaaaaccaaatttgtgtaaagttgcaaacagaaatttccagttaactctgttaaacactttttctgcatctaaagaaaatattgtggtttcaaggtttttactgcatgagtagtctatcaaattaagtaatctacatgtatttgttgatgagtgcctaccttttatgaaaccagtttggtcaggatgaattaagaggggggttattttctctaatctctttgagagagctttgcagattattttaaggtctacatttataagggatattggacgatagcttgagggatatacagggtctttgcctggttttagcaggagattaatgtttgcagaattcatatttgatggaagtctgccattttctttgatttccaacaacgttctataaaaaactggtgctagaatcgtccagaattctttgtagaattctgcaggaaagccgtctggacctggagccttattattgggcatacttatcagggcttcctggagttcacccgatgtcagtggcgaatccagtgccattgcttgagtttctaataattttgggagaattatgttgtccaaaaactgatcaatttcctttttagatgggtttatttgtggtgaatacaacgttttttAGCCAGGCGGCTAGTGCCATATACCGCCTGCCTACCgaggacagtgacgtcatcaacgagagaccggtgaccagcatcgcggagcatgacgtccgagcggcattgaggagagtgaacacaaggaaagcggcggggccagacggcatcacgggccgtctgctgcgctgctgtgctgaccagctagcaggtgtgttcacttccatcttcaacgagtccctggcgaagtctgtggtccccacatgcttcaaaagatccaccatcatccctgtccccaagaacagcaaaccctcatccctgaacgattaccggccagttgcgctgacctctgtagtaatgaaggtgtttgagaggctgctgaagaacatcatctcctcctccatcccagacaccacagatccgctccagttcaCCTACCGAgccaacagatccactgaggacgccatcgcccacgtcctgcacaccaccctcagccacgtggacaagaaacagggtaactatgtgagactgctgtttgttgattacagttcagcgtttaacacaatagtgcccagcagactgttcacaaagctgagggatctgggactcaacagccgtctgtgtgcgtgggtgttggacttcctcactggcagaactcaggtggtgagggtgggtagatgcgtctctaacagcatcaccatcaacacaggagcaccacaggggtgtgtcctctcgccactgctctactccctctacacttcagactgtgtggccacccacggctccaacaccattgtgaagtttgctgacgacacagtggtgttgggtgccatctccaacagcgaTGAGGCCGCCTAAatggatgaagtgaagaatctggcatcatggtgccaggacaaccacctccagctgaacgtcggcaagaccaaggagctggtcgtggacttcagaaggagtcagcacagagactacaagcccattatcatcaatggagctccagtggagagggtgcagtccttcaagtatcttggtgtccacatctcctcagacctgacatgggctgcccacattcaggtccagaccaaaaaggctaggcagcgcctgtatcacctacgacaactgaggaagttcagggtctctccaaagatcctcaggatcttctatacaggtgctgtggagagcatcctcacacagaacatcgtggtttgggaacagctgtgtgaaggaccaaaaagctctccagagagtgatccatacagcagaacgctgctgcaggactgctctccccccgcttcaggacacctacaccaggagatgccggactagagcagcgcagatactgaaggacccgtcccatcctggcaacaaactgttccaacttctacaatctggtagaaggttccgcattatccgggcaaggacagagagactcaagagaaGCTTCTATCCTACCCGGGCCCTAAActaaaccaaccccccccccccccccacatatgtttatattgtctattctgtaaaatagtcaaaTTGTCTATTGTTATTTAATTCAcctaatgtacagaattcacctgcttgctgctactactgcacattcacttaatgtatatactatatatataatgttctccccccccccccccccatttttgcacatgttgaggagcgtgtcaggatacatttcactgtgtgttatacttgtataactatgcatgtgacaaataaagaaccttgaacctttatagaaatccctgaaaatgttgtttatttgtttcgggtcatatactgtgttcccagatgagtcttgaacagcacatatagttgttttttctttatttatttttagctggtttgctagaaattgaccggatttattaccatgttcataattttgtaagcgtagtctttctACTAAGAATTtcgtttttttatcaattatctcatttaattctagttttgttttgcgtattttgttcagtgtttcctgattttggtcggacgcataggcttcttctagtgatttgatggttttttctagttcctgaatatttttgttttcttttttctttttatgtgatgagaaagaaattattttacctctcatcacagctttccctgcttccatagaacagaagctgaagtTCTGGGAGTGTCATtatagtctaaatatgaagtccactcttttttaaaatatttaataaagtcttcatctttgagcagtgatgtgttaaatctccagtttttacttggcgtagtgtTATTCTCGtccattagtgttaaagatacaggagcatgatcgctgacagctatagggtgaatctcagtgtctgaaatgtccctcagcagtgagctgctgaccaaaaaataatccagacgagagtaggagtgatgaacatgtgagaagaaagaatattccttactggtggggtgaagggagcgccatgcatcgcaaagaccaaagtcgctcatatactgtttgattatatttgtggactgccaattacgctgagttcctgctgtattgagcctatccatttcttcatttagtccaaggttgaggtcgcctccaagaacaagtgtgccatctaagtgttcagagagtgcactgaaaaaaccgtgaaagaatgagggattatcaacatttggaccatatacacttacaatacatagctttttatcaagtatagatagtttaatgattaagaatctgccctctggatctataactgtatcgagtactgtgaaattaatatttttatgtattaaaatgaaaatcagGCTACTCTCGGTCAGCCTGTGTTACTTCTCGTTTCATTGGTGCTTTgttttggggaagttgtttctttcctgatcttttcctgtcttctgttctCAGACCTGAGCTATGACTGCTCTCTGCTGTTGCCGATCACTCCGGTTAATTCTACCAGACGTGCTGTGGAAGTGAATACAAACCACAGTTTGGTCTGCAGTTATTCAAAGATCAGATCCCACAGAGGGTCCACACTGTCTGTATGTAGTGACGTCTGCAGGTTTTTGCTTTGTGTCCAAATTATTCTGCAGATCATCAGAATGAATGTGATTGGCCGTGTTTGCAgagcccttttttaaaatgtacttttgtgacattattgtgtgtgcGTAAACAGAGAactgctctctgattggtccctgcctgctgtgtgtgtgggatGTTCCTGTCGCAGCAGCAGAGTGTGTGGTGCTGGTTTTTACACGTCACTTCATTTCTTGCAGCGTGCAGCTGTGGTGGCCGTCAGCAGCTGTTGGAGCTGATCTGAGGCTCATTCAGCTCCGTCATGAAGCTCAGGCTGCTGCTCGCTCTGCTCACAGGTAActgctgtgtgtgcgtgtgtgtgtgtgtgtgtgtgtgtgtgtgtgtgtgtgtgtgtgtgtgtgtgtgtgtgtgtgtgtgtgtgtctttcctCTGCTTCAGTTTTGTGTGTAGAACCTTAAATCCAGATGAGCAGATCTCTAAGTGTCTCTGACTGTGTGCAGCTTCCTGTCTCTCAGTCGTTAATAAGAGCATTAAAGCTGAGCCCGTCATCAGGTCTGTGCTGCTTTCTGTTCTCGTGTTAGTCTCTGTTCTGTAATGTGTAGGTCAGCTGGCACCACAGAGGAGCGCTGGTTACGTGACTCTGAGCGCTCGAGCTCAGTCTGAATGAAAATGCTTTTATAGAAACGTGTGAAGGGCCGAGCGTGAGTCTCACCTGCTGATGTGTCTGTCAGGACAAACACGGCTGAGGTCAGAGCGTgttggggtcagaggtcagtctGGTGTTTGAGTTTAGTTGTTCAGCTTCAGTCTCATCACCTGCACAGCTGGGTGAGAGACACAAACGTGTGGTCATGTAGGTCTTTACCTCCAGGAGTAACAGACCCGGGTCACCTGTAgatgaacacacacatgaaGCCTGGTTTCATCCCAGTCTGCAGCCTGAACTGGTCTGGGAGGGTTTGTAAGTGTTTGATGGGACGACTTCATGGAGCTGAGTCTTTGTAATGCTGTGTGAGATGGCCCAGGCTGCACAGCTGAGTTTACTGGAACCAGTGAAACCAGTGAAGATGACGAGACGCTGACCTGATCTGAGCCCTGAGCAGAGTTTGGATCTGATGTAACAAAGTTttcctgtgtttctgtttccagTCTGTGAATGTGACAGCagcagggtcaaaggtcacacaggTCAGGACGTCACTCTGCCCTGTAAATATGACAGGAAATATCACGGCGCTGTGGAAGTGTGCTGGCAGCGAGGAGAAATACCGTTCAACAAGTGCTCCAATCAGCTGATctccacagatggagacaaagTGTTAACCAGAGCTTCCAGCAGGTATCAGCTGCTGGGCCGACTGGAGGACGGAGACGTCTCTCTGACCATCATGAGCCTCACAGAGGGAGACGCTGGACGATACGGCTGCAGGGTGCACATACCCGGGCCGTTCAACGACGAGAAGCATTACATCGGTCTGACTGTTGTCCCgggtgagtctgcagctgtgaggagaaaacagcagaatcCACTCGCTCCATTTGACTCTCAGACTTTAAACTGTCTGCCTGAACTTTTATATTCATGATAGTAACGAGTTCGTGTCTGCACAACTGTCTGTTTCAGCTCCACAAATTCACACATCAACGGCCTCGACGACAAAGACCACCGCGGCCTCTCAGACTGAAGGTGACCGATTCAAAGCTGTTTGTAGTTTATAACACGCTGCACACTCGTGCTGCTCGCAACAAATCTGCACATGAAACCAGGTCTTTCAGCTTAAACTCATCATTTCCTCCTTATTCTTGGTTTTTGGtcagtgacacacacaaacaaacgaCAGCATTTCTGTGGAGTAAACTTTACTAGTCGTCACATATTTACAGCAGCAGCTCCTGATTTCTGTCAGATTGATGgtcccagtgtgtctgcaatAAAGCATCAGCAGGTTAAAGTGAAGCACTAGAGCGTCGGGCTGCTGCTGAAACTCCCTTTAAAGCATCTGCTTTCACTTCCTCATCCTGCAGGTCACCTGACCTCCACAGAAAGCCTCCTGACTTCTTCCCACAGTGTGACGAGCGGCAGCGAGGTGAGAGATCCTGTGAGAAACAAAGTAACCTGTTATATTGATGTCAGGCGCGTCTAATGTTGGAGAGAGTGAAGCTGTTTGTAGAAGTCTGTCCTCTGAGTACCAGCAGCAGGATCCATGTGAGCGTCCCCAAAGGACAGAGTCAGAGTGATGTGCACAAACAGCTTCAGGGTGTCTATAACTACACATGTACTAATGAAAGGTCCTTAAatgaaacagcagcactgaaTCCATTCACATCCTGTCATCAGGGGCCGATATCAGCTGAAAACGGAGGCAGAGGACGGCGGGCTAAGAGTTTGGTGCTCGTTTATTATTTGATGCTTTTGATTTGTTGAGTTTGGACGTTCAGTGCTTTCAGTCTTTGGTTCTGGTTATAATTTTTGTCATGTTATCGATGTTACTGCTACTAATGTTATTAGCGTGAGCGTCCTGATTACCTGgtgtgtgtataaatagtccCGCCCCTCAGTTCCTGCCTCAGTTCCTGCTCtggattttgtttctttgcctttttgttgttttggatcAGCTCTAATAAACGGGTTGTTTTTGGTTCAGTGCAGTCTGCTGCTCACGTGTTGCTAATCTGCACAGACGTGTGACGTGTCACATCTATgatgcgtgtttgtgtgtctgcagaagCAGGAGGGCGGAGCTCTGACGGGCGTTATGTTCTACGTGCTGCTGGGTTCGGTGTTGCTGCTCATCGTCGGTGAGTTCTTCACGGCCTCAGCAGCTCGCTCGCCACAGCTGCGTTACATGTTTGACCCACTGTTGTTTCTGATGTTACtgatcagctgtgatggatttaaagaCGACACTGAACGCTGTGGGCGACgccctcacactgatccatcagCATTTGGAGCTGACGTAACTTCAGATGATCAGAGATGGAAAACCTTTCAGTTCTGTTATTGTGTTAATCAAACAAGTTTCACATCCAGCGAGTGTGAAACTCTGAAGCCAAAACAAAGTTTTAGTTCTGCACTGATGGAGCAGAAACTGAGCCTGATGTGTTTTCACCTTCGTCTGATGCCAGGATGGTCTTCCAGCAGAGATAAACATCCATCCTGTTCAGTTTCAACACTCCTGACTCCATGTATGACACGTTCCAACTTCCCATCAAAGTGACTGTAATGATCAGCAATGATTCTGACAGAAGCTCATATCTGCAGAGCAGCTCGCACAGCTGAAGCTCGTCACAGTGTGCGTGTCCCGGCAGCTCTGTGGTTGGTAGATGGCGGCTGCAGCAGGCAGACCTGCAGGGAGAGACGCACGGGTCACTAAGACTGAATAGGACTGGATTTATGAAAATGTGACCTTCTGTGTCTGTGACAGGTTTTAAAATGTTGCATGAGGTCGCCCACAGCTCACGTCTGCTctgtcctctgtgtctctgcagcAGGAGGCCTGAAGCTGCTCTGCAGACGGTGAGTATGATCTTGGACTTCTTCTTTGTGTCTCCTGAATAAATGACACGGCTCAGCACTGAAGGACGACATCTATGAGCCTTTAACCTTCACCATTTCTCAGCCTTCAGTCTGTCGATACACCTTCATCATCACGTCTTCACACGCGCTCAGACTGAAACCAGATGTGTCCAAAACCACAAACCACACAGGCGATTTCACACGAGCGGAAACTGAGCAGCGAGCTTCAGACCCTTTAAGCGTCCTCATGAAGCTGCGCTGCAGCCCGCTCGTTATTTTAACGGTCGCTCCGCTGATGGTTtttctgcagtttattttcCAATTTCAAGTCAACATAGTTTCTACAAATTTCTCTGAAAGTTTAGCAGCTTTAATGAATCCTACAAATGAGTCTGGAGCTTCTCCACAGGAAGTCTTTTATTCTGTACAGGAAGTAACTATGAAGacatttaataataatgataaatatCAGAGTAAAGCTGCTGACAGCTGACTCTCAGCTCTCGTGTCTCAGGCCTCAGAAGTTTCGGCAGTTCGACACCTCGGCCCGGTTCAGCTCCACGTCGTCTGCTGTGCAGCTTCACAGCGAAAGCTCCGCCGGGGACGCCGTGTACCACATCAGTGGCAGCGAAGGCGTATACGAGAACTACCTCTGCAGCTCTGAGGCTCCGCCCACTCAGCTGCCGAGGCTGAAGACGAAATAACAACAGCCTTTCTGGAGTTTGAGCCAGAGCTGTGCCTTCATTTCTGTCCAATCAGAGGGCTTCAGGTGGTAAATCTCCCTCAGGTGGGAGGGTCTGTAGGCAGCAGGTGGTTAACAGACTAACATGTAAAGACAAATGAGCTCTTATTGTGAAGGATTTGTTGTGATTTCAGGTTTTTCTCAGatttaataaaatatgtaaaaatctTTTTGAACTTCTTTGATCAGAGTTTTTGTATCTGTTAG is a window encoding:
- the LOC134635817 gene encoding hepatitis A virus cellular receptor 1 homolog; amino-acid sequence: MKLRLLLALLTVCECDSSRVKGHTGQDVTLPCKYDRKYHGAVEVCWQRGEIPFNKCSNQLISTDGDKVLTRASSRYQLLGRLEDGDVSLTIMSLTEGDAGRYGCRVHIPGPFNDEKHYIGLTVVPAPQIHTSTASTTKTTAASQTEGHLTSTESLLTSSHSVTSGSEKQEGGALTGVMFYVLLGSVLLLIVAGGLKLLCRRPQKFRQFDTSARFSSTSSAVQLHSESSAGDAVYHISGSEGVYENYLCSSEAPPTQLPRLKTK